The following coding sequences lie in one Arthrobacter sp. SLBN-122 genomic window:
- a CDS encoding GntR family transcriptional regulator, translating to MAESNMSAAALPLRMSPVASVSRRDGVVNEIRRAVVLGTIKPGEKLTEVQLSEWLNVSRPTVREALNQMAQEGLLVQEPYRGLRVATLDAAAIMDLANTRMALDMLAATAIVEDDSGRRMKMVEDSWAEYSRVEMDPDPVIRHESHVSFHRSLWAASENALLLRLWPVTEAHLTIILAQDQAARADPVRAHRVHEKLVQALRTKDLDVIRKAFSEHTMRSAEELIPLLGSAIPQKES from the coding sequence ATGGCGGAATCAAACATGTCAGCTGCGGCACTTCCTCTGCGGATGTCCCCGGTGGCCTCGGTGTCGCGCAGGGATGGCGTCGTCAATGAGATCCGGCGCGCCGTTGTGCTTGGCACCATCAAGCCCGGCGAGAAGCTCACGGAGGTCCAGCTTTCCGAATGGCTCAACGTCAGCCGGCCCACTGTCCGAGAAGCCCTCAACCAGATGGCCCAGGAAGGACTCCTGGTCCAGGAGCCGTACCGCGGCCTCAGGGTGGCAACCCTGGACGCAGCAGCCATCATGGACCTCGCCAACACCCGCATGGCCTTGGACATGCTGGCCGCCACCGCGATCGTGGAGGATGACTCCGGGCGCCGCATGAAAATGGTGGAGGACAGCTGGGCCGAGTACAGCCGCGTGGAGATGGATCCGGACCCGGTCATCCGGCACGAAAGCCACGTGTCATTCCACCGGAGCCTGTGGGCCGCGTCAGAGAACGCGCTGCTGCTGCGACTCTGGCCGGTCACCGAAGCGCACCTGACCATCATCCTTGCCCAGGACCAGGCGGCACGGGCAGACCCCGTCCGCGCGCACCGGGTCCACGAAAAGCTGGTTCAGGCCCTTCGAACCAAGGACCTCGACGTCATCCGGAAAGCCTTCAGCGAACACACCATGCGCAGCGCGGAGGAACTCATCCCGCTGCTGGGCAGCGCAATCCCACAGAAAGAGAGCTAA
- a CDS encoding short chain dehydrogenase encodes MKILIVGSTGLLGSSAAAALRDRHEIIEASRSGQVTVDLTEPDSIRRMFDRVGRVDAVISCTGSVPFKPLAELTVKDFRVGFEDKVLGQVNLVQIGVEYVNDGGSFTLTSGVLAREPILTGVAASLANGALESFVMAAAAELPRRIRINAVSPSVLAEATGYHDYFPGFQQVPAETVGRAYVKSVEGIQTGQTYALDQ; translated from the coding sequence ATGAAGATTCTGATCGTAGGCTCGACCGGCCTGCTCGGGTCCTCGGCCGCCGCCGCCCTGCGGGACCGGCACGAGATCATCGAAGCCTCCCGCTCCGGGCAGGTCACGGTCGACCTCACCGAACCGGACTCCATCCGCCGGATGTTTGACCGGGTAGGACGCGTGGACGCCGTCATATCCTGCACCGGCTCCGTCCCCTTCAAGCCGCTCGCAGAACTCACGGTCAAAGACTTCCGGGTCGGCTTCGAGGACAAGGTCCTCGGCCAAGTCAACCTGGTCCAGATCGGCGTGGAGTATGTAAACGACGGCGGCTCCTTCACGCTGACCAGCGGCGTACTTGCCCGTGAACCCATCCTGACTGGTGTCGCAGCCTCCCTGGCCAATGGCGCCCTGGAATCCTTTGTCATGGCGGCCGCGGCCGAGCTGCCGCGCCGTATCCGCATCAATGCCGTCAGCCCCTCGGTCCTTGCCGAGGCCACCGGCTACCACGACTACTTCCCCGGATTCCAACAGGTTCCCGCGGAAACGGTGGGACGCGCGTACGTAAAGTCCGTCGAAGGCATCCAGACGGGACAGACGTACGCCCTGGACCAGTAG
- a CDS encoding substrate-binding periplasmic protein has product MTKTSKIVLAILAVLVLGGIGGTLGGKMFGGNSATAASSVSAQGSFIDDIKKRGELRVGVAIAPPMTTQQPDGTLGGPNLIPLEELAKQLGVKLVPVAAEWKNIVAGLQANRYDFAANLDYTVERSLAISFTNPVYEYPGVFVVKADAPFTTSDQVISSGGQIATAQGAAPEATLKGLTGNIMPMDSYSNAISAIQAGRAVAEFTDLPTAESQAQADSSLKIIVPKPEIYSGTAAYGVPAGVDARSMQIVNIAIERAQKSGTLAQAYTKVNYFEVNNLGDLAKK; this is encoded by the coding sequence ATGACCAAAACAAGCAAGATTGTCCTCGCCATCCTGGCCGTCCTGGTCCTCGGGGGGATTGGCGGCACATTGGGCGGCAAAATGTTCGGCGGCAACAGTGCCACGGCAGCGTCATCAGTCTCCGCCCAGGGCTCCTTTATCGATGACATCAAAAAGCGCGGCGAGCTCCGCGTCGGCGTGGCCATCGCCCCGCCCATGACCACCCAGCAGCCGGACGGGACCCTCGGCGGCCCCAACCTCATTCCCCTCGAGGAACTGGCCAAGCAACTGGGCGTGAAGCTGGTTCCGGTAGCCGCGGAGTGGAAGAACATCGTGGCAGGCTTGCAGGCCAACCGCTACGACTTCGCTGCAAACTTGGACTACACGGTGGAACGGTCACTGGCGATCTCCTTCACCAACCCGGTCTACGAATACCCCGGCGTGTTCGTCGTCAAGGCGGATGCCCCATTCACCACAAGCGACCAGGTCATCAGCAGCGGCGGCCAAATTGCCACCGCCCAGGGCGCAGCACCCGAGGCGACGCTGAAGGGCCTGACCGGGAACATCATGCCGATGGACTCCTACTCCAACGCCATCTCCGCTATCCAGGCAGGACGCGCGGTGGCAGAATTTACCGACCTTCCCACCGCAGAGTCCCAGGCACAGGCCGACTCTTCCCTGAAGATCATCGTCCCCAAGCCTGAAATCTACTCCGGCACCGCCGCCTACGGGGTTCCCGCCGGCGTCGACGCCCGGTCCATGCAGATCGTGAACATCGCCATCGAGCGCGCCCAGAAGAGCGGCACTCTGGCACAGGCCTACACCAAGGTCAACTACTTCGAGGTCAACAACCTCGGCGACCTCGCCAAGAAGTGA
- a CDS encoding amino acid ABC transporter permease has translation MNYNFDWNVVANAFPAMMQGLGLTLQITVITIVISMILAVPLAVGRMSKIEVIRWAAQGYIEIFRCTPLLVQLFWIFYALPALTGVTLPGYASAVIALTANLTAFMAETYRSGFQSVPVEQVEAGRMLQLSRFQQLRYIIVPQALRQQLPVILSLNISLFKDTALVSTIAVSDLMFISNTISSQTYRALEVFTLAAGVYFAIAFPISLITSSIERRMQNSSGMGAPAPRRLASRMMPGTRPVVPA, from the coding sequence ATGAACTACAACTTCGACTGGAACGTGGTGGCCAACGCCTTCCCTGCAATGATGCAGGGGCTGGGTCTCACCCTCCAGATCACTGTGATCACCATCGTCATCAGCATGATCCTCGCGGTGCCCCTGGCAGTGGGCCGCATGTCGAAGATCGAGGTGATCCGCTGGGCTGCCCAGGGATACATCGAGATCTTCCGCTGCACCCCGCTGCTGGTCCAACTGTTCTGGATCTTCTACGCACTGCCTGCCCTCACCGGGGTTACGCTCCCCGGATACGCGTCGGCTGTCATTGCCCTCACGGCGAACCTCACCGCCTTCATGGCCGAAACCTACCGCAGCGGTTTCCAGTCCGTTCCGGTTGAACAGGTCGAAGCCGGCAGGATGCTGCAGCTGAGCCGTTTCCAGCAGCTGCGCTACATCATCGTCCCGCAGGCCCTGCGCCAGCAGCTGCCGGTCATCCTCTCCCTGAACATCTCCCTCTTCAAGGACACGGCGCTGGTCTCCACCATTGCCGTCTCGGACCTGATGTTCATCTCCAACACGATTTCTTCCCAGACCTACCGGGCCCTGGAAGTCTTCACCCTCGCAGCGGGCGTCTACTTCGCCATCGCCTTCCCGATTTCGCTGATCACCAGCTCCATCGAACGCAGGATGCAGAACAGCTCCGGCATGGGTGCCCCGGCGCCCAGGAGGCTCGCATCGCGAATGATGCCCGGAACCCGTCCGGTGGTGCCGGCATGA
- a CDS encoding amino acid ABC transporter ATP-binding protein, translated as MSHSLSTGLPPVQQQKDNDGTEQKGIKVTALEPTPQLTGNRQVLVEARGLQKAFGPRQILKNVDFEMNKGDITVIIGKSGSGKSTLLRALAGLTDPDEGQILIDGHTVFADQKRTKEWDNIRSEVGMVFQAYTLWPHMNVLDNLVLAPRKVRGAAASESRDRAEAALGEVGMAHHVLSKPTQLSGGERQRVAIARALMMKPKLLLCDEITSALDPPVAAEVLDVLRRLKEEDGIAVALVTHDMAFASKAADRVVFFHNGEIAVNATPEAAFDKCDNEDLKKFVDAVRF; from the coding sequence ATGAGCCATTCACTGAGCACCGGGCTTCCTCCGGTCCAGCAGCAGAAGGACAATGATGGAACCGAACAGAAGGGCATCAAGGTGACAGCGCTCGAGCCCACCCCCCAGCTCACCGGGAATCGGCAGGTCCTGGTGGAAGCCCGCGGCCTCCAAAAAGCCTTTGGACCCCGCCAGATCCTCAAGAATGTCGACTTCGAGATGAACAAGGGCGACATCACCGTCATCATCGGCAAGAGCGGCTCCGGCAAATCCACCCTCCTTCGCGCCCTGGCCGGCCTCACCGACCCGGACGAGGGCCAGATCCTGATCGACGGGCACACGGTCTTCGCGGACCAGAAACGCACCAAGGAATGGGACAACATCCGCTCCGAAGTGGGCATGGTCTTCCAGGCCTACACGCTCTGGCCGCACATGAACGTGCTGGACAACCTCGTCCTTGCCCCCCGCAAGGTTCGCGGCGCCGCCGCCTCGGAATCCCGCGACCGGGCCGAAGCCGCCCTGGGCGAAGTAGGCATGGCCCACCACGTCCTCAGCAAGCCCACCCAGCTCTCCGGCGGTGAGCGCCAGCGCGTCGCCATCGCCCGGGCCCTGATGATGAAGCCCAAGCTCCTGCTCTGTGACGAAATCACCTCCGCCCTGGACCCACCCGTCGCGGCAGAAGTACTCGACGTCCTGCGCCGGCTCAAGGAAGAGGACGGCATCGCGGTCGCCCTGGTCACCCACGACATGGCCTTCGCCTCCAAAGCCGCGGACCGGGTGGTGTTCTTCCACAACGGCGAAATCGCCGTCAACGCCACCCCGGAGGCCGCGTTCGACAAGTGCGATAACGAAGACCTCAAGAAATTCGTGGACGCCGTCCGCTTCTAG
- a CDS encoding NAD(P)/FAD-dependent oxidoreductase codes for MHTVVIGGGVIGLTQAYHLAREGEDVTVIDARATGLGASKVNAGWICPAESAPVPGPGVVLKSMKWMLRPDSPLYIRPSLNPAFIGFMLGMWRKSNARDQRAGFEGHLRLAADTLQIFDEYRADGMDFEMHTNGLLMAFMEQDNFDHHVDNLDLASQYGRQPRVLDRDAVHEQEPLLTDEVLGGIYFPQERHVDPGAMATALHQRLVAMGVKIIENAPIDAVDRNGDRVTAVHSRGNSYTGDNFVLAAGAWSGNLSKQFGVPLPVRPGKGYSVEVPALGLCSTVNLWDAKVAVTPFNERLRLAGTMEFGGLDEKINQVRVDAILRAPAKYFRNWEPPATKPTPMAGMRPMTPDGLPVIGNLGHLQNTYVSTGHGMMGITLAPGTASALTDLIVRGRMAPTLQPFRADRFRGVQRQPVPAH; via the coding sequence GTGCACACCGTAGTGATTGGTGGCGGCGTCATCGGCCTCACCCAGGCCTACCACCTCGCCCGCGAGGGCGAGGACGTCACCGTCATTGACGCCCGGGCCACCGGCCTGGGCGCGTCGAAAGTCAACGCGGGGTGGATCTGCCCCGCGGAATCGGCACCCGTGCCCGGACCCGGCGTCGTCCTCAAATCCATGAAATGGATGCTCCGCCCGGACAGCCCGCTCTACATCCGGCCGTCCCTGAATCCAGCCTTCATAGGATTCATGCTGGGCATGTGGCGCAAGTCCAACGCCCGCGACCAGCGCGCCGGCTTCGAGGGCCACCTCCGGCTTGCCGCCGACACCCTGCAGATCTTTGACGAGTACCGCGCCGACGGCATGGACTTCGAAATGCACACGAACGGGCTGCTCATGGCATTCATGGAGCAGGACAACTTCGACCACCACGTCGACAACCTCGACCTGGCATCCCAGTACGGACGCCAGCCACGCGTACTGGACCGGGACGCGGTGCACGAGCAGGAACCACTGCTCACCGACGAGGTCCTGGGCGGCATCTACTTCCCGCAGGAACGCCACGTGGATCCGGGCGCAATGGCCACCGCGCTGCACCAGCGGCTGGTGGCAATGGGTGTCAAGATTATCGAGAACGCCCCCATTGATGCCGTGGACCGCAACGGGGACCGCGTCACCGCAGTACACAGCCGCGGCAACAGTTACACGGGCGACAACTTCGTCCTCGCTGCCGGCGCCTGGAGCGGAAACCTGTCCAAGCAGTTCGGAGTGCCCCTGCCCGTCCGTCCCGGGAAGGGGTACAGCGTGGAGGTTCCCGCCCTGGGCCTATGCAGCACCGTCAACCTCTGGGACGCCAAAGTGGCGGTCACCCCGTTCAACGAACGCCTGCGCCTGGCCGGCACCATGGAGTTCGGCGGCCTGGACGAGAAGATCAACCAGGTCCGCGTCGATGCGATCCTGCGGGCCCCGGCGAAGTACTTCCGCAACTGGGAGCCGCCCGCGACCAAGCCGACGCCGATGGCCGGCATGCGGCCGATGACACCGGACGGGCTCCCCGTGATCGGAAATCTCGGACACCTGCAGAACACGTACGTTTCCACCGGCCACGGCATGATGGGCATCACCCTCGCCCCCGGAACGGCTTCGGCACTGACGGATCTGATCGTCCGCGGGAGGATGGCACCCACCCTCCAGCCCTTCAGGGCCGACCGTTTCCGCGGCGTCCAGCGCCAGCCAGTCCCGGCCCACTAG
- a CDS encoding dihydrodipicolinate synthase family protein, with protein sequence MSARTKKELRGILAAVTTPFTEDGSAIDEAALQRQVERLVTAGIHGLVPTGTTGEFTTLSPEEYRRVIELYVKGADGRIPVVAGIGALSTQGAIDLAQHAEAVGADAIMLVPPFYDPLDLSTLKTFLSAVAASINIPIVYYNVPGATGIQLTAAELAELGQIDGVDYIKNTSDDAVGLAELLANHTDSIKAFNGWDTLTFFGIASGAEASVWGTAGVVPELAVEFWEALAEQKDLVRARELWKHLWAISDFLESVNYVAGIKAGLELIGEPVGPARLPIQPLPAEERERFAGILRNAGVLPAVAA encoded by the coding sequence ATGTCTGCACGCACCAAGAAGGAACTCCGCGGCATCCTCGCCGCCGTCACCACCCCGTTCACCGAGGACGGCTCCGCCATCGACGAAGCGGCTCTGCAGCGCCAGGTGGAGCGCCTGGTCACCGCCGGCATCCACGGCCTCGTCCCCACGGGTACCACCGGTGAATTCACCACCCTCTCCCCCGAGGAGTACCGCCGCGTCATCGAGCTCTACGTCAAAGGCGCCGACGGACGCATCCCCGTAGTCGCCGGCATCGGAGCGCTCTCCACCCAAGGCGCCATCGACCTGGCCCAGCACGCCGAAGCCGTCGGCGCGGACGCCATCATGCTGGTCCCGCCGTTCTACGACCCCCTGGACCTCAGCACCCTCAAGACGTTCCTCTCCGCCGTCGCCGCGTCCATCAACATCCCGATCGTCTACTACAACGTCCCCGGTGCCACCGGCATCCAGCTGACCGCCGCTGAACTGGCCGAGCTCGGCCAGATCGACGGAGTGGACTACATCAAGAACACCTCCGATGACGCCGTGGGCCTGGCCGAACTCCTCGCCAACCACACCGACAGCATCAAGGCCTTCAACGGCTGGGACACCCTGACGTTCTTCGGCATCGCCTCCGGCGCCGAGGCCTCGGTCTGGGGCACCGCCGGCGTGGTGCCCGAACTCGCCGTCGAATTCTGGGAGGCCCTTGCAGAACAGAAGGACCTGGTCCGCGCCCGCGAACTGTGGAAGCACCTGTGGGCCATCAGCGACTTCCTCGAGTCCGTCAACTACGTGGCCGGCATCAAGGCAGGCCTGGAACTCATCGGCGAACCTGTCGGCCCGGCCCGCCTGCCCATCCAGCCGCTGCCCGCCGAGGAACGCGAGCGTTTCGCCGGCATCCTGCGCAACGCAGGCGTCCTCCCGGCAGTAGCAGCATGA
- a CDS encoding proline racemase family protein: MTARSATKLALDAIEVHAEGEPGRILTSAASLVQGETMAERLQYCKDNLDWLRRLMLHEPRGYPGLCSVILLPPVNEGSDFGIVVLEQGGFTPMSGSNTICAVTAALEEGIVPVRGPETVVTIDTAVGIVQAIAKVQDGKVLSVTVVNVPAFVVELDFPLEVPEFGTVPVDVVFGGQFFAQAKAADLGLELHPDNGKELARAGALIKMAALEQIACVHPDNPLISGVNLVMLHTGDRVPGRQDRNTVVLSNGKLVPSDPSTWTGALDRSPCGTGTSARMAALHARGQLAIGEDFSHHSIIGSEFIGQLTGTTTAGGREAVLPTIRGRGWVTGRTQWLLDPTDPFPSGYTVGDIWAPGA, encoded by the coding sequence ATGACCGCGCGCTCCGCCACCAAACTCGCCCTCGACGCCATCGAGGTCCACGCCGAAGGCGAGCCGGGCCGGATCCTGACCTCCGCCGCGTCCCTCGTGCAGGGCGAGACGATGGCGGAGCGCCTGCAGTACTGCAAGGACAACCTGGACTGGCTGCGCCGGCTCATGCTGCATGAGCCGCGCGGTTACCCGGGCCTCTGCTCGGTGATCCTCCTGCCTCCGGTCAACGAAGGCTCCGACTTTGGCATCGTGGTCCTGGAACAGGGCGGCTTCACCCCGATGTCCGGATCCAACACCATCTGCGCCGTCACCGCGGCCCTGGAGGAAGGCATCGTGCCGGTCCGCGGACCGGAAACCGTGGTCACCATCGACACTGCCGTCGGTATCGTCCAGGCAATCGCCAAGGTCCAGGACGGCAAGGTCCTCTCCGTGACCGTCGTGAACGTCCCGGCGTTCGTCGTCGAACTCGACTTCCCGCTCGAGGTGCCGGAGTTCGGCACAGTGCCCGTCGACGTCGTTTTCGGCGGCCAGTTCTTCGCACAGGCCAAGGCAGCGGACCTCGGCTTGGAACTGCACCCGGACAACGGCAAGGAACTTGCCCGCGCCGGTGCCTTGATCAAGATGGCCGCGCTGGAGCAGATCGCCTGCGTCCACCCGGACAATCCGCTGATTTCTGGGGTCAACCTGGTCATGCTGCACACCGGCGACCGCGTTCCCGGCCGGCAGGACCGCAACACCGTGGTGCTGTCCAACGGCAAACTCGTCCCGTCGGACCCGTCCACCTGGACTGGTGCGCTGGACCGCTCCCCCTGCGGGACCGGCACATCGGCCCGGATGGCAGCCCTGCACGCCCGTGGGCAGCTGGCCATCGGCGAAGACTTCTCCCACCACAGCATCATCGGCAGCGAATTCATCGGGCAGCTGACAGGAACAACGACGGCGGGCGGCCGCGAAGCGGTCCTTCCCACCATCCGGGGCCGCGGCTGGGTGACCGGCCGCACCCAATGGCTGCTGGACCCCACCGACCCCTTCCCCTCCGGCTACACCGTCGGCGACATCTGGGCCCCGGGCGCCTAA
- a CDS encoding gamma-aminobutyraldehyde dehydrogenase gives MSQFINGKLVDGSTSETVDVIDPSNGKTIRTITLAGSDDVKQAVQAARDAFPAWSRATPGERSAVLTKFAAFMEERAEEFAQLESRQAGKPIRLTREFDVPGTIDNIAFYAGAARNLEGKATGEYSPDHTSSIRREAIGVIGSISPWNYPLQMAAWKILPAVAAGNTIVLKPAEITPLTSLLFAEVATEAGVPDGVINVLTGRGSTIGAELLRHPDVDMLSFTGSTSVGRTVLDAAATTAKRVHLELGGKAPFVVFDDADLEAAIHGAVAGSLINTGQDCTAATRAIVHRSLYEKFIEGVADLYAKVKLGPTADPATDLGPLVSRKHQETVAGMVDRARGYARVIGGGIPEGDLAGGSYYRPTLVADATPDSEIFRDEVFGPVLAVTPFDTDDKAIELANDTPYGLAASAWTKDVYRALRATREIRAGAVWVNDHIPIISEMPHGGFKQSGFGKDMSTYSFDEYTVVKHVMFDLTGQQAKEWHRTIFTLEG, from the coding sequence GTGAGCCAGTTCATTAACGGCAAACTCGTCGACGGCAGCACCAGCGAAACCGTGGACGTCATCGACCCGTCCAACGGCAAAACCATTCGCACCATCACCCTGGCCGGAAGCGACGACGTCAAACAAGCTGTGCAGGCAGCCCGCGACGCGTTCCCCGCCTGGTCCCGTGCCACCCCCGGTGAACGGTCCGCCGTCCTCACCAAGTTTGCCGCGTTCATGGAAGAACGCGCCGAAGAATTTGCCCAGCTCGAATCCCGCCAGGCCGGCAAACCCATCCGCCTCACCCGCGAATTCGACGTCCCCGGCACCATCGACAACATCGCCTTCTACGCCGGCGCAGCCCGCAACCTCGAAGGCAAAGCCACCGGCGAATACTCCCCCGACCACACCTCCTCCATCCGCCGCGAAGCGATCGGCGTGATCGGTTCCATCTCACCCTGGAACTACCCGCTGCAGATGGCCGCCTGGAAGATCCTGCCCGCCGTCGCCGCCGGCAACACGATCGTCCTCAAGCCTGCGGAGATCACGCCGTTGACCAGCCTGCTGTTCGCAGAAGTGGCCACCGAAGCAGGCGTCCCTGACGGCGTTATCAACGTCCTCACCGGCCGCGGCTCCACCATCGGTGCCGAACTGCTGCGCCACCCGGACGTGGACATGCTCTCCTTCACCGGGTCCACCTCCGTAGGCCGGACCGTCCTGGACGCCGCAGCCACCACCGCCAAGCGCGTCCACCTCGAGCTCGGCGGCAAGGCCCCCTTCGTCGTCTTCGACGACGCGGACCTTGAGGCAGCCATCCATGGTGCCGTCGCCGGATCACTGATCAACACCGGGCAGGACTGCACGGCCGCCACCCGCGCCATCGTCCACCGCTCGCTCTACGAGAAATTCATCGAAGGCGTCGCCGACCTGTACGCCAAGGTCAAGCTCGGGCCCACTGCCGACCCCGCCACCGACCTCGGCCCGCTCGTCTCCCGCAAGCACCAGGAAACCGTCGCGGGGATGGTGGACCGGGCCCGCGGCTACGCCCGCGTCATCGGCGGCGGCATCCCTGAAGGGGACCTGGCGGGAGGCTCTTACTACCGGCCCACCCTGGTCGCCGACGCCACCCCGGACAGCGAAATCTTCCGCGACGAAGTCTTCGGCCCCGTCCTTGCCGTCACCCCGTTCGACACCGACGACAAAGCCATTGAACTGGCCAACGACACCCCCTACGGCCTGGCCGCTTCGGCATGGACCAAGGATGTCTACCGTGCCCTGCGAGCCACCCGCGAAATCCGCGCCGGCGCCGTCTGGGTCAACGACCACATCCCGATCATCAGCGAAATGCCACACGGCGGCTTCAAGCAGTCCGGCTTCGGCAAGGACATGTCCACCTACTCCTTCGACGAATACACCGTGGTCAAGCACGTCATGTTCGACCTCACCGGACAGCAGGCCAAGGAGTGGCACCGCACCATCTTCACCCTGGAGGGGTAG
- a CDS encoding SDR family NAD(P)-dependent oxidoreductase, producing the protein MTTTGRGRRFDGKTALVTGAGGGIGSAISRRLAAEGARVFVADANETAAKEVADDLTGEGFSAEALVFDLLDPEASAAAVQHIVDARGRIDVLANNAGVNRRGDLLSLSEYDWDLSFAVNVDALFHLCRAVLPHMIGAGGGAIVNTASQWGLYPAPGHIAYNVSKAAVVAFTKNLARDYAPNNIRVNAVAPGEVHTPMLEAGLARSGRTVADLDALVPFGRIGKPEEIAALVAFLASDEAPYICGSVIEITGAQAVA; encoded by the coding sequence ATGACGACGACGGGACGTGGGCGCCGCTTCGACGGCAAGACCGCACTGGTCACCGGGGCTGGCGGCGGGATCGGATCCGCCATCAGCCGCCGGCTGGCCGCCGAAGGTGCCCGCGTGTTCGTGGCCGATGCCAATGAAACAGCCGCAAAGGAAGTAGCCGACGACCTGACGGGTGAAGGTTTCTCCGCCGAGGCGCTGGTCTTCGACCTTCTCGACCCCGAAGCGTCAGCGGCGGCCGTCCAGCACATCGTTGATGCCCGCGGCCGGATTGACGTGCTGGCCAACAACGCCGGCGTTAACCGACGCGGGGACCTGCTCTCCCTTTCGGAGTACGACTGGGACCTGTCCTTTGCCGTCAATGTGGACGCACTGTTCCACCTGTGCCGTGCGGTGCTGCCGCACATGATCGGCGCAGGTGGGGGTGCCATCGTGAACACGGCTTCCCAGTGGGGCCTGTACCCGGCGCCAGGACACATCGCCTACAACGTCTCCAAGGCCGCCGTCGTCGCCTTCACCAAAAACCTGGCCCGCGACTACGCCCCGAACAATATCCGGGTCAACGCCGTCGCACCCGGCGAAGTGCACACGCCCATGCTCGAAGCCGGGCTCGCCCGCAGCGGCCGCACTGTGGCCGACCTTGACGCCCTGGTCCCGTTCGGCCGGATTGGCAAACCGGAGGAAATCGCCGCCTTGGTGGCCTTCCTCGCCTCCGACGAAGCCCCCTACATCTGCGGCTCCGTCATTGAAATCACCGGCGCCCAGGCCGTTGCATGA
- a CDS encoding SDR family NAD(P)-dependent oxidoreductase, producing the protein MTGRMDGKTVLVTGASRGIGRATVEVLHRDGAHVVLHYGNDKDSAQATADRLGDRVHLVQGDLRDPAERQRVWTEAAAWRGGVDVLVNNAGAWLASHIGDDGAWQQGWQGNYDLNLLAPADLCRQAILGFRQRGGGIIINTTSRSAHRGDDAEHLAYGAAKGGLLALTKGIARGYARENILAYAVAPGWVATDIAGDLATDPAVLEGLPLGEVTPPGDVAEVIAFLASARSRHTTGATIDITGADYVR; encoded by the coding sequence ATGACCGGGCGCATGGACGGGAAGACCGTCCTGGTGACGGGAGCGTCGCGTGGCATCGGCCGCGCGACAGTTGAAGTCCTGCACCGCGATGGCGCGCACGTCGTCCTCCATTACGGGAACGACAAGGATTCCGCCCAGGCCACCGCCGACCGGCTCGGCGACCGTGTCCACCTGGTCCAAGGAGACCTCCGGGACCCGGCGGAGCGCCAACGGGTCTGGACGGAGGCTGCCGCCTGGCGCGGCGGCGTCGACGTGCTGGTCAACAACGCCGGCGCCTGGCTCGCCTCACATATTGGCGACGACGGCGCGTGGCAACAGGGCTGGCAGGGCAACTACGACCTGAACCTCCTGGCCCCCGCGGACCTGTGCCGGCAAGCCATCCTCGGATTCCGGCAGCGCGGCGGCGGCATCATCATCAACACCACCAGCCGCTCCGCCCACCGGGGGGATGACGCAGAACACCTCGCCTACGGTGCGGCGAAGGGCGGGCTGCTTGCCCTGACCAAGGGCATCGCGCGCGGTTACGCGAGGGAGAACATCCTCGCGTACGCCGTCGCCCCGGGCTGGGTGGCCACCGACATCGCAGGCGACCTCGCCACGGACCCCGCCGTCCTTGAAGGGCTTCCGTTAGGTGAGGTCACTCCGCCCGGTGACGTCGCAGAAGTCATTGCCTTCCTGGCCTCAGCACGCTCCCGGCACACCACCGGGGCCACCATCGACATCACCGGCGCCGATTACGTGCGCTGA